Proteins from a genomic interval of Nematostella vectensis chromosome 5, jaNemVect1.1, whole genome shotgun sequence:
- the LOC125563115 gene encoding proline-rich P65 protein homolog: MAPKHNNLTAQQHDISTTQQPYNTTTLQHNNLTAQQHNSSTTQQPNNTAALQQNNPTTQLYNATGLQPTEQYNSPTTQQLYNTTALQHNSPTTQQPNSQTIQQLYNTTAQQHSSSTTGQPNKTALQRNRSTTDQTTQQPYKTTALQHNSPKHNSPTTQQLYDTTSQQLCNARGLQPIEQHNSPTTQQLYHTTALPHNSPTTQQLYNRATQQHSSTTQQVYNRSNNTTAVQHKSSTTQQPYIRTAQQYSGFMTQHPNSSTTQQVYNRSSNTTALQHSSSITQQPNNATGLQPIEQHNSPTTQTGKQYKRPAT; this comes from the exons ATGG CCCCAAAGCACAACAACCTAACAGCCCAACAACACGACATCTCTACAACACAACAGCCCTACAACACAACAACCCTACAACACAACAACCTAACAGCCCAACAGCACAATAGCTCTACAACACAACAGCCCAACAACACAGCAGCTCTCCAACAGAACAACCCAACAACACAGCTCTACAACGCAACAGGTCTACAACCGACCGAACAATACAACAGTCCTACAACACAACAGCTCTACAACACAACAGCCCTACAACACAACAGCCCTACAACACAACAACCTAACAGCCAAACAATACAACAGCTCTACAACACAACAGCCCAACAACACAGCAGCTCTACAACAGGGCAACCCAACAAAACAGCTCTACAGCGCAACAGGTCTACAACCGATCAAACAACACAACAGCCCTACAAAACAACAGCTCTACAACACAACAGCCCTAAACACAACAGCCCTACAACACAGCAGCTTTATGACACAACATCCCAACAGCTCTGCAACGCAAGAGGTCTACAACCGATCGAGCAACACAACAGCCCTACAACACAACAGCTCTACCACACAACAGCCCTACCACACAACAGCCCAACAACACAGCAGCTCTACAACAGGGCAACCCAACAACACAGCTCTACAACGCAACAGGTCTACAACCGATCGAACAACACAACAGCCGTACAACACAAAAGCTCTACAACACAACAGCCCTACATCAGAACAGCCCAACAATACAGCGGCTTTATGACACAACATCCCAACAGCTCTACAACGCAACAGGTCTACAACCGATCGAGCAACACAACAGCCCTACAACACAGTAGCTCTATAACCCAACAACCCAACAATGCAACAGGTCTACAACCGATCGAACAACACAACAGCCCTACAACACAGACAGGCAAGCAATACAAGAGACCTGCAACTTAA